GCGCAACGGGAGCGGCAGCAAGCAGTGGCGGCGGGGCCGCGCGTGCGGCGGTCGGAGCGGCGCGTGCGGCGGGGCCAAGCAGCGGGGGTGGGAGCGGCGATGGCGGTGCCACGCAGCCGCGGCGGACGCACAGCGGGAACAGTGCCAAGCAACGGCAGATGCGCGGTGATAGCGGCGCCAAGCAACAGCGGTGGACCCACAGTGGCGCGCAAGAGCGACACATACGGCGGCAGCTTAATGCGCAGCTGGAGCGGTAGCAGCTCCACGCGGTGGCAGTGGTGGCGGCTTGGGGCAGCTCGTGGTGGCATCGGTCCcaccttttttgttttttagatcggtttgtaggggcgggtgacccctTCATCCGTCCCGATAAATCCATTTTATCCACTCTTATAAATAATATTTGTAGCTACGAGAAGTAGGTGTGTATAGTGCATCTGTCTCTAAAATTATGTTTCTACTCGTCCCTACAAATCacttttgtagtagtgtgttgGGCCGGGTTCAATAAACGTACTAGTGCTGGACTAGCGGCCAGCCAAGGAAAATAATAGTGTCACACTGCTTAGGTAAGAGGAGCTAGACCAGATTAAATAGGTGGCTTGAGAAAACTATTAATTCTAGTTGTAACTTTTTTTGTgagcgaggacgaaagcacaAGAGAGTTAATTAGAATGTGTGGTCCGGTGATAACAGTTTGAGGAAACTTATTCGGGTTGAAGCGGCAACGAAGAAGATTGGAGTTTAGTCTTtactttctttctttgttttacatcttttttcttgtatttatgaaattttttatttgagatTTAGAGTTTTATAACTCTTGTAACTCTTTTGGCTGTAATCATTCATATATGAATGATCAAGGCCAGAATATTTTTCCCTAATCTAAAATATTGGACCTTAGATGGTACTGCACGACAGAATGACGAAGGGAGGGGGCTGGTGTctcaacaattttttttgctaaTTAATATATTTAACACTCTATTCTACTGGCTGCAGCTGGtggctgcggctggtggctggtgctgatttgttgtgacaGAAACTTACTGCTGGTTGGCtagtggctggtggctggtgctggtttggtgtgagagaaaaatactgttagtTGGCTGGAGAAGTAGCTAGCACAACAGAGTATTAGCGGTAGAGAGATCTTACTAATAATATAGAGGAATATACTAATAATATAGAGGAATATGTGGTTGCTCTATTGTTATTTTGAACTGTGACTCTAGGTATTTATACATAGAGAGCCGCATGCACTCAACAGCCTCTATTTTATCTTAAGTTTAGAAGACTAAAAAATGCACTCTAGCAAACATTTTATTTTGGGGAGACCTTGGTATCTCCTTCTCCACCCTCTATTCCTAAATTCTCTTCTCCACCCTCCATTCCTAAAGGGTATGTAGGAGCCCTCTATTATAAGTTAATTGAGAGTTATTGTTGAAGTTGAAGCAATTTTTGAAGCCCCTATAAAATAGAGGCATCCCCATTTAATAGTTAGAGGGTCTAATTTAGGGGTCATTACTGGAGTTGCTCTCAATTATATGAATAGCTGATCGGAGAGTTCTATAAATATTTCCAAATAGATGGGATCATTATTATAGAAGTTAATCCCCGTACATGGTCGGATTAAAAAGGATTCATTGGCTGGTCATTCCTTTTCTAATTGAGATGAATGGAATGTTTATTTATCTGAAAACAGGTAAAAACCAGTCAAATTGCTTTGATTGCAAATATCATAACATATATACACTAATACAGAAAGTTCATGTTGTCCCAATTTCCCGGTGACTAAAGGGTCCAAGCTACAACCGGGACTAAGGAGTCTGTGGCACTTAAAAAAATTATGTACCTGGCGAGATTTGAACTGTATAGCTTCCTTGCCACCCCACCTACACAACACATTTAACTCTAGTAGGGATACTATTTTTGAACTAACCCGTGGAGGACCCTTTAGTCCGGATTGATAACACCAACTAGGATAACACCGATCCGGATAAAAGAGTAACCTTTTAGTCCCAATTGGAGCCAAAAGTCCCTCATTTCCAATTGGTACAAATGAGGGACTTTTGGTCCCAGTTGGTAgctccaatcgggacaaaaggtccctgACCCCACGCCCACCGGCCTAGCCGTTAGACCTGGAATTAAAACTTTCATGGATTCCGAACCCAACGACGGCTGGGATAAATGTGCGGACCAAAGACTGTTTGTGTAGCAGTGATATCCTTGCCTTACTTTTACAATGGCCATATCGCACCACTTGCCGGATCCATGATATGGTTGCTGCTACCTAATAAGACATGCTTTGTCTGTAGTTAGTTCCCTTATAATTTTTGTGTAGACTCCAAGCCAAGCTAGTCATCTCTAGACAGCTTTGCGGCTCAAACCGTCGCCACAAAGGGTGTTCAAGATCTCCAGCCGTTTCATCCTACTCAGCATCAGGCCCTCCAGCTCCGTCGTTGTATCTTGCAGATGCCTTCAGTACCTCCATCTGCACGTGAGCTTTCTCCGCAGTACTGGACTACCGGTACTGCACCTACCAACTGGGCACAGATCTCTATCCAGAATTCTACTTCCAGGGCTATAGTGAATTTGTGATCTCTAGTGAATGTCTCTACATTTTTACTAGTACATGCTGTTGCGTGCTGCTACACACGGGTCCGCGAATTCGACGTTATTTTCAGACATAGAATCCCAAGAGATTTTTTGTGCGTGTTATAGATTTTAATTTCACGTAGTCAAATAAATGATTTGGGAAGCCAGTACTAACAAAGAAACTTTTGTAATTCAGTTGGAGTTTGAACGGTCCAAATTAAAGCTAAACAAAACTACAAAAGAGAAAGAGACAGTAAAACTGTTGCTAGACAATGCAAGACCCTACGGGCAACGAGCCGACGACGACTATAGGGAAAATCGGGTACATACCTGCGGAAGCTAGACCAGGAAGGTCCACGGGCAGAGAGAGAGATACGatgccgcccccccccccccccccggggggGGGGTGCGCCCGGGAGGTCCCCGTGGCCGGCCGGGCCCCTCCTCCCCCGTGAGCGACGTTAAATTGGCGCCATCGCGCGGCGTCCATCACCTCCATTACTGCCCCTCCTCGCCGCTCCCCAGATCGGCAGGAGATTTTACCAGCTTGTCGCCAGCCGGGCGGGGTGATCGCGCGGGCAGGGAACCATGGGAAAGAAGCACGCCGCAGGTAGCGGCGGCTGGTTCGCCGTCGTCAGGAAGGTGTTccggccgtcgtcatcgtcctccgccaccacctccaAGGACAAGGACACCGTGCAACATGGGAAACAGGTAGGCGCCCGCACACGCCAGTGCGCGCGGTTGCCACGCTGGCAGCCACCAGGGCTGTTCTTGCCACGGCATGCTGCTGAGTGCTGATCGATCATTTCATTTCATCAATGGCGGTGGGTTGATGCGGTCATGGCATGCAGCAGGAcagcgccggcgaggaggcggaggaggccgcggccggcggggccgaggaggcggaggaggtgctgctgctggagcaCTTCCCGGCGTCCGAGACGTCCGCGGAGGCGAGCAACGAGGGCGGCGACGCGGAGTCGTTGctggcggcgccaccgccggtgcGGACGGCGGAGCACCGGGGGGCGGGCAGTGGTGGTCTCCGGGACCACGAGgaggccgacgacgacgacatggaGCGCGCACGGGCGCTAGCCGCCGCAGCCgaggccgccgtggccgcggcggccaggGTGGTCCGgttggcggcgctccggcgccTGTCGCGggaggagcgcgccgccgtgcgcatCCAGGCCTACTACCGCGGGTACCTGGTACGTAGCACGCTCGCATATGCCCAGCCCAGCCACACTAGTCGTGTACTCGTGTACGTCGTCTTCATGTCTCGCTACTTGCATCTCTCGATCAAATTAACCTCGCAATGCTAACAATTACTCAAGCAAGTATATTTTTCCTTAAACTTACTGATCATGCATCATATAGAGTTGATGCGAGCATAGGATCCCGATATATTCTTTTATCTTAATTAAGAATTAACCTCGCAATGCTAACATTTACTAAAGTATACTTTTTCTTCCGCTGGTATATATACTACCTCCACCCAAAATTAcaatttattttaacttttctagatacatatgTTATGCTCCATCCTAAATTACAATCATTTTAGCTTTTAAAGATACATATATTatactatgcacctagatatatacCGTAGACACGTTgcaaaaattatgtatctaaaaaagtcaaaacgaaTTGTAATTTAGGTAGTAGAAATGAATTGTAATTTGAAACGGGGGAGTATATACTAACATATCAATATTAACTTTTAGTCTCTCACTCGTTAACATGAATGCTCTGGATGTATTGTGTTAATCATCATCATTCGCAGCTGAGATTGCATTGTAATTAAGGGATTTTATGGTCTATTTGGATGGACTAAAGTTGAGTACTTAAATTTAGCATTTATTATCGTACTTTTGCTAACATTTTTTTTAGTTCTAGCTAAAGTTGAGTGCCAAACTTTAGCATCTATTAGTCccggctaaagtttagcccatcCTTATGAGCAGCTCTGTTTGGACGGTTTAGTGCTAACTTAGTACTTGCACACATTCACATTTGGATCCAAATAGAACCTTAGCTAGCAACAACCTTCTCGCATTAATTGGTACACCGGCACGTAGAACTGTTAAACTAAGAAAAAATACTAAGAAAAAACAAGCAGGAAAAGGTGAGTGGTCAGTGAGTCCCGTCGCGGTAGGTGGCGAGCCCTTGTTTTTGACAGGGTGGACCGGGCAAGAAGTGAGATCCGGGGTTAAAATCAGCCGGTGACTTTTAAGGTGGCCGGTCTAGGCAAGGCAGAGCCCAGAGGGAGAGGCCGCATCATATCATCGAGGTCCAAGATCGCATCCATCGCTTGCTTAGCGTTTAAGCAGAGGGATTTATTTGGCGACGGGGAATGACAGCACGGTGACCAGACTAGCTTGGTGTGTGTGGAATGTAATCATGCATCATCAATTCCACGGGTGGTGATTAATTAATTAGGTGTGCCCGTACGTCGTGTACTAGTGCTAGTGTGCTTGTTGGGACCCAATACAATCACCCAACGCATACATGCGGCACCTACCGAACCAGCCCAGCCGAGCTCAGCAACTGCAGCGTTAATGGCGGTGGCGGGCACGGCCGCTTGCTTGTCCGGGTGGATGGCTGCTGGCCGGCGACGGTGGTGCCACCGCAGCTTTGCTCGATCTCTGGCTCACATGGTCTGCCGTTGCAGTATGCCGGGCCTGTTTTGGTGTGTCTAACTGATTCTACTGCATCtatagtgttttcttttttctttttgcattgtCTAGGCTAAGTCATGGATATATAGATTACTGAAAATTATTCATCCGTtttaaaatgtaggtcgttttgccttttctagattcatatattttgctatataACTAGACATATGTCATATCTAAATGCATAGTAAACACTATGAATTTAACAAtgccaaaacgacctatattTTAGAACGGATGGAGTACTTAGGATCTCTCTATATATAGGAGTGTAGGAATATAGTTACTAATTAATTAAAAACTTGATAAATTAATTAGTAAAGAGAAACACGTGCTTCATATACAAAGAAGTGCACCAGCAGGCTGATACACAAAGGGTTAGGTACATTAGATCAGTTGTGGCGACAACCAAACACTACCCAATTACAAGACTGTGCAATGTCTACTTTAACCTGGACGGGACCGATGAACAAAGAAGCCTGGATTTTCCTTGGCGATCGTACTGCTTATGTGTACCGAAAGGATGTGCTGTGTGGACTGTGGTGCTCGGTGTGTACCACATAATTAATTAACATGCCTTTATTGACCCAACAAATCCCGATCACTATGAACAAGAGGCACGCATGCTAATTCTGTAGATACtattccctccgttctaaattataatttgttCAACTTTTTTAACCCCAAATTTAACCACTCActttattcaaaaatatatacaaaatatcacttcttttttgGCGTGGTttgctttattaataaaagttcttcaagaataacttaaatttgattatatttgcataattttttttaaataagatgtCTCGTCAAATTTGGGGTTAGAAAAGTCAAATGaattataatttagaatggagggGGTACTAATGCTATAGCGTAGTGCTGATCCATGATTTCTACACCAGCCTCCATTACGAGTGTGCAACGGAAATGAGTGCTCAAGTTGGTTCCTTCAATGCTCATTTATCCTCCTCCTTTATATTAGACTAAAATGCACTGGCAGTCCTTAAACTTGTGAGGGTATATCACATCCATCAACTCCGCAAATGTATTTCTAGATTCATAAACTTTTTAATTGTTCATCACAGGTCCATGTATGCACATAACGCTGACATGGTGCCCTTAGCTTTCTCCTTCACCATGCCACCTCCCATCTCTAGTCTTCCTCTTACCTGGTGGGTCACtgttgatccaccccatttgctGGGGCGCTCGATAGCCCAAACAGGGTTGGATCAGAGAAATTGAAAGAAGAGGGAGATAAATGGGACGAGAGACGTATAGTCAGCATGCCATGTCAGAATTGCATGCACATGTGGATATGTATGGACCTGTAGTGAATAACTTTACAAGTTTGTAGATTTAGAAATGCACTTTCGGAGTTGGATCTAAATAACGTACCCTTACAAGTTTATTATGGACCGCCGATGCATTACTCTTTAGATTAAGGGATAATACAATTCCAAACTATAACGGCTTCCGTTTCATCCATCCTAAACTCTACCATCACATAAGACTAAGGCTCACTGTATCGCCAAACATATATATGTTCCTTGAAAAATACAAAGTTCAAAATTTATATGAAACTTCATTTTAATAAAAATTGGTCAGTGATCCAAAGAAAAATAAGCAGGCTTTTCAAGTTTTCAGTGGGTAAAATTCTAGACTGGGTAGTGTATCCATGCGCAGAACATTGGAAATATCAAATATGCATGTGCTCATTATATTTTTTTCGTCTGGAAAAAGTCATTTAATTTTGGACCTGTTTGAATAGGCAGCAACATTATGTATGTGTATACTACAATGGAGTTCCTTTGTTATAAGGGAGTTTTTCAGATGTGATAGTAGTGGTCGAGTATGCAAGTATTATGCATGTGTATATTACCAGCGTCTGTGTTAGTatggtgtttcacaaaaagataaaTTAAGAGGGACCTTACAACTTTTCTTGGGATTGGGAATGCTATACACAAATCCCTTCTCAATTTAGTTATTATCCCCTTCAGTCAAAATTAATTGATGTTTTGGACACACCACTACCTCAACACTACCTTGCTTTGGCCATTCTTTTCTACCGTAACATATTTACAAATCTAATGAATTTATTAAACTAGGACATCATTTTTCAGGCAAGGATGCTTTTATGTATTTCCAAGCTAAATACGTTACAAAGTTTCAAACGTTTGGTAGACAAATTCTTAAAAGATTAGTAAGATCTTGTCTAGTGCCAAGTGTTTCATACCGGAAAAGAGTAGAAATATTAATTAGTTATAAATCAGTCTTACGATTAATCTGGCTGTAGAGCAGTGTTAGTCTAAACAGTAAACGCTAAATAGTTGGTCGCCTACCGTTTAGCTATTTATTCGGAGTAAACAACCGTTTAATCGGATTAAACTTTCATTAAACAGGATAAACAGCTGATTAAATGGACACGATTGGCCACAGTGAACCGTTTATACGGCGTGTACACAGGCTAAACGGCCATATAGGCGAACAGTGCTGCAGAGTTGAAAGTGTGTTTCCGTTTTGGATAGAATCCGACCACTCTTCCAAGAAAATGAAATCAGTTGAAAGTTGGATTTGCAAAGTAGTACAGTGATTTCATCCTCGAACAAAAGTAGggatattttttttgaacaaaccAAAAGTAGGGACATGATTTTGTAGGTATCAGATGAGTACATCTAATGTTGTCTCTTTTGAAGAGTTTCTAATGTTGTCTCTCTCTGCACTTTTTGTTTGGGTCCTCCAGGCCCGGCGAGCCCTGCGCGCGCTGCGCGGCCTGGTGCGGCTGCAGGCGCTGGTGCGCGGCCGCCAGGTGCGGCGCCAAGTGCACCTCACCATGCGCTGCATGCAGGCCCTCGTCCGCGCCCAGGCCCGCGTCCgggcgcgccgcctcgccgagctcccgctcctcctcccgccgccgacgcctccggccagccgcccctccctctcccaccAGCCGCGCCTCGACCTGGCGTTGGTGGGCGACCACCACCAGGACGCCAGCGACGATGGCGACGTGGCGGaggacctgctgctgctgcagcagcgaAGCAGGAGCAGAGCAAGGCTGCGCCGAGGCGACGGCGAcaacggcggcgggaggagccCCTCCGCAGGCTGGGACGCCAGCAGCCGCACCCTGGAGGACGCCCGGGCCGAGGGCGCCCGCCGgcacgacgccgccgcgcgccgggaGCGAGCGCTCGCCTACGCCTACGCCTACCAGCAGGTACGCCGATCGCCGATGCGTGCGGCCATGGCATCTCAGGGTTCCTTTCCATCTGACGATGTTTTTTTGCGGGCGTGAGCAGCGGCAGTGGCAGCGGCAGGAGGACGAGAAGGCCAGCCTGGGTTACCACTGGCTGGAGCGCTGGATGGCCGCCAcgcagccgcagcagcggcCGGACGCGCCGGACCACGTCAAGACGACGtaccagggcgccgccgccaggacgGCGTCttacgcggcggcggccgctgctcTCCCCGTTGGCGTGCCGGAGAAGACGGTGGAGATGGACATGTCGTTCCGGAGTCCGCTGAACCAGGCCGCCACGCCCGCCGCGCacgggcggccgccggcgatccCAGGCTACATGGCCGCGACGAGATCGGCGCGCGCCAAGGCGCGCCCCGCGCCGCCTTCGCCGACGCACGGCAGGAGACCTTCCGGCGACGGGATCGCCGGAGACTCGTCTAGCTCGGAGCAGAGCGCGGGGCAGAACGGCGGCGCAATCGCCGGGTACAGCCCGGACTGGAGCTGCACGGGGGActggacgccgccgcggctcggCGTCAACACGCGCACCAGCAGGGTGGCCTATACCTGAGCATGGCAGTGACAAAGTCCGGTGCATCGTCATGAGCGCGGTTGAGATGTGTTCGCGGCTCATTTTTGAACGCTTTTGTTGTTCACAATGTGTATAGCTTGCTATGTTTGCGGCCAATGCCTCTGTAAACGCCCGTATACTTGGCCAAAGGATTGCGAATAAAAACTCAAGAATTATAAATCTTTTGTTATGCCTGAACTGAGATCGAAGATTTTATTTATCTGTCCAGAAAAAATTGTATGCTAGTCTGTTTCCTTCTACTTTCAAATATTATTTGGAGATCAAAGTGACATCTTCTGAACCATTTTTGCTTTCGGTTGTTATGACTTATGCGCAAGCGAGTCAAAAGCGAAAAGCATTCtgatgagaaaaaaaatgtgtaCTTCATTTATGTTGAACAACAATACAACCTCACTGGATTGCAGAAAATGACTTGCCTCTCACTCACAAAACAAAGGGGGCAAGTTACAAAACAATTCCATGGAGGACCAGTCTGTCACATCCAGACTCTGCAACAGCACTTTTGCCGGAAGTACACTAGCCCCGTTTGGTTTTGTAGCGCGCTAGTAAATAGTGACACTTTGACCgcttattacggtgtcaaacaaagtcagtttacaaaatcaacttcagaacccccgcgctagtgaccctgaaggatctaatgaggcatttgacgcgcgattagaggatgattactgtagcatcactgtagcaaatcatcgattaattaccgtcattagattcgtcgcgaaaagttacaccatccctaaaaaggttttgcaaatagacttcattcaaTCCTTCATGCGGGAAAGATTCTCTTCTAGCGCTAAGATTCTAGCTGCATCCAAACAAGGCCACTATCTCTGAATTCACACTTGTCCAAAGAACGAAGAACTTCCACCGTAATCTTTCACTGGCTATTTACTCTGCAAGATAAATTTTCTTGTCAATTCCTAGTTTCCCAATAGCAGCTTTATTCGGAAATTAAAGGAGTATCCCAATTCAAACGGTGTTTACCTATAGCGTGGAAGCAGAAACTCTGATAGGCTTCAAAACTCTTAGGGCCCTCCTTGCGTGCTCAAGAATAACGTAGAACACTCCAAACAAAAAGAGCAAAATGAGATGGAGCTTCCCGAGTAGGTTGTATGTAACTATGAGGTAATTCACCCCATCACCACCTCGCTTACGGAGAGAACCAGCTGATCCAGCAAACACCAGAAGTCACTTTGGTTATCTAGTTTAAGAAAAAGATTTATGTTGATGTTTTTACATTCATATCAGAGTAATCCAATATGCGATTTTCCATTAAGGACCTACCATCAGACTTCTTTGGAAGGTTTGACCACTCCTCCAGGTCTGTATTCGATTTTGATGCCTTAATCATCTCCATGAGGGACATATTAACCTGCAAGAAAACTTGTCAGTAAAAAACACTTCCACAAAttacattttttttgtgatAATCTGGAGAAGTTCTGTGAAGAAATCAACAAACGGTGAAGTCTGACAAATCTATGTTTACCTCAGCTGGTCTTTCATGACTCACTAGGTGGCCTCCATGTAGCTCAACCAGTTTGGCAGCAGGCTGGAGCTTTTCTGCAAGCATCCTTGCATAATACAACTGAGCAATAACATCATCCCTGGAGAAATGCCACCACATAGGTGATCAGTATTTTGTCGATCATCGGGCAATAATGGGATTACCTGAGCTTTCAGTTACCTTCCATGAATGATTAGAACAAGGAAACCTGCTAAGCGAATTCTGTCTAATTCTTTTGTTGAGAGCTTATGTGTCCAGCAAGCATTCAACTGCCCCTCAAATCCATGTCTGGATTGCATGCCACCAGATGACAAACCTTTCACGTATTCctgaaaagaacaaaaaaaaaattcaacttGTCAGATACGTGTATATGAAAAATGGCATGTGCAGTATATCTAATGGGTTATTTTGCATCTTTAGCTTCTATGCGTTCTTGTTCATGTTAGTGCTTCAGATATCATAAATGTTGTGGCATCTCTGTCACGACCTATAATCTATTATTTGAACAGATAGGGGTTAGCGCTGACCTCCTACACTGTGACAACCCATGCTACCTTGTCCTACAATGCTTCTAAATTTCTTACCTGATAAAGCATTTGTCTTCTGGTACTTGATCCAACAACTTCCTCAAGGTATTCCTGCAGTGTGATATAATTTGTAAATTAGTTTTCTTTTGCATATACAATGAGCAGGACTATTGGTAGAAGAAAAATTGGTGATCACCAACCCTCGTATAATGGACTTCAAGATCAAGAATCGCTCTCTGCTCAGGAGTTCTTGCCCGTAGAAAACGATAGGCGAGAGATATCGTGTGCCAATCGATCTGGAAAGGAAAATGTCATTGACATCGATCAGGATcaagtttatattttttttcctctctcctaATAGCCAGGCCAGTGCAAGCACAATGacaggaacaaaaaaaaaatagttctTCACCATACACAACTTCTGACCATGTCTAAACATAAACAAAAAGTCTGGCTGACCAACTTATAGAATAGTTCAATGGGCTTTGTTGTGAAGAACGTGAACAGTTTTGTTTTagtaatttgaaaaaaaatacagaACGTACATGAAACCTTTTCCATGGCTATGTGGCCACTCTAACTTGGAGCAAAATGACAATGGGAACAAGAtcgtttccaaaaaaaatccaTATGCTACAAAAAAGAGTCCACATGTAGATATCTCTGTCCAAGGTGCTCTATCCAAAAAATTGTCGAAAACTTTAAAATCTGAGTGGTGTACTCAAATACAGTCCAGATAAGTCGCAATCATATAGCAAAATATTTTATCCTTCCATCAAATATCAATAGTTTATTGAAATCACGAGGTAACTTGATTTTGCCTTTCTTCAAAAAATATCCAAATCAATTTTGATGTTTGTCCACCATCAAAGATGTCAATTGTACCACTGAATTCAAAGCGACCAAGCAGAAGCTTCACCCATGCTTCCCTTCCGCATGACAAAGTCATTACCAACTGTTGATTCTAGCCAATTTTGACTATTCCTTCCGTGCTAGCGATGTCTTGCCTGGAAGATTTTGATTTCACACCTTAATTTTATCGTATCATGTTTCGGTTGATTTTTTCAACCCAATAATAGGCAGTCCAGAAGCCGGAGAATGAATTGCAGAAAGCAACAGTGTACACAcaacagcaacaaaaaaaaaaaccacaaaAATATCCCCCGTCTGATTGCGACTGAAGTTTCAGACAAGCGGAGCTTTTTCTGAACCGGTTGGAAAGAAATGCTGAAAAGTGAGACGATTTGC
This window of the Panicum virgatum strain AP13 chromosome 1K, P.virgatum_v5, whole genome shotgun sequence genome carries:
- the LOC120699097 gene encoding protein IQ-DOMAIN 1-like isoform X1, whose amino-acid sequence is MGKKHAAGSGGWFAVVRKVFRPSSSSSATTSKDKDTVQHGKQQDSAGEEAEEAAAGGAEEAEEVLLLEHFPASETSAEASNEGGDAESLLAAPPPVRTAEHRGAGSGGLRDHEEADDDDMERARALAAAAEAAVAAAARVVRLAALRRLSREERAAVRIQAYYRGYLARRALRALRGLVRLQALVRGRQVRRQVHLTMRCMQALVRAQARVRARRLAELPLLLPPPTPPASRPSLSHQPRLDLALVGDHHQDASDDGDVAEDLLLLQQRSRSRARLRRGDGDNGGGRSPSAGWDASSRTLEDARAEGARRHDAAARRERALAYAYAYQQRQWQRQEDEKASLGYHWLERWMAATQPQQRPDAPDHVKTTYQGAAARTASYAAAAAALPVGVPEKTVEMDMSFRSPLNQAATPAAHGRPPAIPGYMAATRSARAKARPAPPSPTHGRRPSGDGIAGDSSSSEQSAGQNGGAIAGYSPDWSCTGDWTPPRLGVNTRTSRVAYT
- the LOC120699097 gene encoding protein IQ-DOMAIN 1-like isoform X2 yields the protein MGKKHAAGSGGWFAVVRKVFRPSSSSSATTSKDKDTVQHGKQDSAGEEAEEAAAGGAEEAEEVLLLEHFPASETSAEASNEGGDAESLLAAPPPVRTAEHRGAGSGGLRDHEEADDDDMERARALAAAAEAAVAAAARVVRLAALRRLSREERAAVRIQAYYRGYLARRALRALRGLVRLQALVRGRQVRRQVHLTMRCMQALVRAQARVRARRLAELPLLLPPPTPPASRPSLSHQPRLDLALVGDHHQDASDDGDVAEDLLLLQQRSRSRARLRRGDGDNGGGRSPSAGWDASSRTLEDARAEGARRHDAAARRERALAYAYAYQQRQWQRQEDEKASLGYHWLERWMAATQPQQRPDAPDHVKTTYQGAAARTASYAAAAAALPVGVPEKTVEMDMSFRSPLNQAATPAAHGRPPAIPGYMAATRSARAKARPAPPSPTHGRRPSGDGIAGDSSSSEQSAGQNGGAIAGYSPDWSCTGDWTPPRLGVNTRTSRVAYT
- the LOC120699111 gene encoding putative aminoacrylate hydrolase RutD isoform X2 — encoded protein: MPYCVVTAAAAMAAVAGAQEEVQIFYQRYGHGATKVLLIIGFAGTYESWGPQVKGLTGAMEPVDEEAPAGDDSGAAEGVEVCCYDNRGMGRSSVPEQKSQYTTAIMAKDALALMDHLGWRKAHVFGHSMGSMIASKLAAMAPDRVASLALLNTTGGGYQCIPKEYLEEVVGSSTRRQMLYQEYVKGLSSGGMQSRHGFEGQLNACWTHKLSTKELDRIRLAGFLVLIIHGRDDVIAQLYYARMLAEKLQPAAKLVELHGGHLVSHERPAEVNMSLMEMIKASKSNTDLEEWSNLPKKSDAGSLRKRGGDGVNYLIVTYNLLGKLHLILLFLFGVFYVILEHARRALRVLKPIRVSASTL
- the LOC120699111 gene encoding putative aminoacrylate hydrolase RutD isoform X1; amino-acid sequence: MPYCVVTAAAAMAAVAGAQEEVQIFYQRYGHGATKVLLIIGFAGTYESWGPQVKGLTGAMEPVDEEAPAGDDSGAAEGVEVCCYDNRGMGRSSVPEQKSQYTTAIMAKDALALMDHLGWRKAHVFGHSMGSMIASKLAAMAPDRVASLALLNTTGGGYQCIPKIDWHTISLAYRFLRARTPEQRAILDLEVHYTREYLEEVVGSSTRRQMLYQEYVKGLSSGGMQSRHGFEGQLNACWTHKLSTKELDRIRLAGFLVLIIHGRDDVIAQLYYARMLAEKLQPAAKLVELHGGHLVSHERPAEVNMSLMEMIKASKSNTDLEEWSNLPKKSDAGSLRKRGGDGVNYLIVTYNLLGKLHLILLFLFGVFYVILEHARRALRVLKPIRVSASTL